TGTTGATCAGGTTATTATAGTTACATCTTTATTTGAACCATTATTTGCATCATATATTTTGAATAAATATATTTTTATGATTGAAGCCAAAAAAATAAAACCAATTCTTTTATTTACAAAAAATGAACTATTGAATAAAACAAAATTTTATGAAGAAGTAATGCAAAAAGTAAATTCTTACAAAGATATAGGATATGAAGTATTCATACTTGATAATATAGAAAATGAAAAATATAATGAAGAAATAAAGAATTTAAGATTAAAATTAGTTGATAAAGTTTCATTTTTTACAGGACAAACAGGTGCCGGTAAGTCTACAACACTTAACAATTATTTAGTTGATTATCAAATTAAAACTAATGAAATATCTTTGAAACTTAATAGAGGTAAGCACACAACTACGAATGTAAAAATATATAACTTACCTGATAATATTTTGATAGCTGATACTCCAGGTTTTTCAAGTTTTGAACTTGTTAATCTTGAAGTTGAAAATATTTTGAGAACTTCAAAAGTATTAAATAAGTTTAATAACAACTGTAAATTTATCGATTGTATTCATATTCATGAAAAGAAATGTGGTGTAAAAGATGCGGTTGAAGCAGATGATATACCATTATTTATATATGAAGATTATAAAAAGATTTATGAGGAAATATCAAACAGGAAGGTGAAATACTAATGAAAGAAATAATTATTGCACCAAGTTTTTTATCTGCAAACTTTGCTGATTTAAAAAAAGAAATAGCGCGATGCGAGTTAGCTAAAATTGAATGAATACACTATGATGTAATGGACTATGATTTTGTTCCAAATTTAACATTTGGTTCAAAAATATTAAAAGATATCGTAAATTCAAGTAAGTTTAAAATTGATATTCATTTTATGGTTAAAGTAAAAACAGTGAAATTTGAAGATTTTTTTGCTGAGTATATTAAATGCAATCCAAGTATGATGACTATGCATATCGAGTCAATGACAAAAGAAGAAACTCAAAAATTTTATGAGTTGTGTAAATCAAATAAGATTATGTTTAGCTTAGCTGTTTCACCAAAAACAGATATTCATGTTTTAGATGAGTGATTAGATAAATTAGATAATATTTTAATAATGAGTGTAGAACCTGGATTTGGTGGCCAATCATTTATACCTGAAGTTTTAAAGAAAGTGGAATTCTTAGCATCTTTAAAAAAAACAAATCAGTTCAACTACACAATTGAAATTGATGGTGGAATTAACGAGCAAACAAGTAAAAAAGCCATTAATGCTGGTGTTGAAATGATGGTTGCAGGAAGTTATTTATTTGAGAGTGAAAATTTTATAGAGAAAGTTGAAACATTAAAACATGATTAAAAATATTGTTATTGTAACTTCTAAAACTAAAATAGATTTAAGTGTTTTTAATAATGATCAAACTTATATAATAGGTATTGAACGTGGATGTTTAGATTTAATTGAAAAAAATATAAAAATTGATTTAGCAATTTCTGATTTTGATCAGGTATTAGATGAAGAATTAGAAATGATTAAGTCTTATTCAAAAAGAATTCAAATACTTTCAGGCGAGAAAGACTTGTTGGATGGTGAAGTGGCAATAAAAGAAGCTAAAAAAATCTCTTCAACAGCTAATATTTTATTTATAGCTAATCCAACAAAAAGATATGACATGAATTTTTCAATTTTAAATCTTATATTTAAATATGGAATTAAATTATTAAACGATGAAAGTGTGATTTTCAAAATACCATCAGGTAAAACAGAATTAGAATTTAGTAATTTTCAAATCTACACTTTTATAAGTTTCTTTTCAAAAGTTGATACTACAATAACTTTAAAAAATTTAAAATATGAATGTGATAAATTGGAATTAAAGGCTTGAGAAAATACTTGCATATCAAATGCCATGGTATTAAGTAAAAATCCAATAATTAATACTAATAATGAAATAATATGTATTGCAACAAAATAAAAAAAAGGAAATTAAATTTCCTTTTTTTCCTGCAGTTTAATCCTTTTTTCTGCTGCCTTAAGATTTAATTTAGCTTTTTTAAGTCTAATTTTAGCATTTCTAACCTTAGCCTTAAAAGTTATTTTTTCAAATTCATTTTTGTTACTTTTTAATTCTTTTTTTCTTTGATCTAGTTCAAGTTTAGCAACGTTGACTTCTGCCTTAGCTAACTTTAATTCACTTAAAGACCTTTCATGAATTTCTTGAGAATTAAAAAAACTAGTGTAGTCAATTGTCATTTCATCAGTTGAATGAGTATTTTCTCTATTGTCATATATTTTAGCAACTAATTTATGCTCCCTAGCTAATTTTTTTGCTTCAGCAATTGCATCATCTTTTTCTTTAAAAGAACCTAAATCATCATTAGTTACAACTACTTCTTTTTCAGTTTTAACAATTTTTCAAGGCATGACATTCACTCTTTTCTTTTTAATATTATATTAAAAAGTTTAGATAAAAACAAATAATACTTTAGCAAATAAAAAAGGGTATTTATAACCCTTAATATTTTTATAAATGGTGCCTCCTATCGGGGTCGAACCGATACGAGTTTCCTCGTCAGATTTTGAGTCTGATGCGTCTGCCAATTCCGCCAAGGAGGCATATAACAATTATAATACATTTTTTGGTAAAATATTTCTATTGAAAGAGGTATTATGAAAAAACAAACTATTAAAATATTAATACTAAATATATTAAATGCAATATTCACGATCTTGTTCAGCTTATTAATTATAGCTACTATACTGGTTATTTGCATATCGTTAAAACAAACATTTGTTGCGATATTAGCAATTTTGCCAATATTCTCTTTTATTTCAATTATTATTTTTTATGTAATATCATACAAAAAAAGAAAAATAGGGATAACAAATTTATTATTTTTT
The Mesoplasma entomophilum DNA segment above includes these coding regions:
- the rsgA gene encoding ribosome small subunit-dependent GTPase A, coding for MNGKIIQIDSNISFVLAKDGKVYEVFIKGNVKKETKPLVGDDVEFEFIEDLKGNITKIIPRKNEIYRPRIANVDQVIIVTSLFEPLFASYILNKYIFMIEAKKIKPILLFTKNELLNKTKFYEEVMQKVNSYKDIGYEVFILDNIENEKYNEEIKNLRLKLVDKVSFFTGQTGAGKSTTLNNYLVDYQIKTNEISLKLNRGKHTTTNVKIYNLPDNILIADTPGFSSFELVNLEVENILRTSKVLNKFNNNCKFIDCIHIHEKKCGVKDAVEADDIPLFIYEDYKKIYEEISNRKVKY
- a CDS encoding ribulose-phosphate 3-epimerase — encoded protein: MKEIIIAPSFLSANFADLKKEIARCELAKIEWIHYDVMDYDFVPNLTFGSKILKDIVNSSKFKIDIHFMVKVKTVKFEDFFAEYIKCNPSMMTMHIESMTKEETQKFYELCKSNKIMFSLAVSPKTDIHVLDEWLDKLDNILIMSVEPGFGGQSFIPEVLKKVEFLASLKKTNQFNYTIEIDGGINEQTSKKAINAGVEMMVAGSYLFESENFIEKVETLKHD
- a CDS encoding thiamine diphosphokinase; its protein translation is MIKNIVIVTSKTKIDLSVFNNDQTYIIGIERGCLDLIEKNIKIDLAISDFDQVLDEELEMIKSYSKRIQILSGEKDLLDGEVAIKEAKKISSTANILFIANPTKRYDMNFSILNLIFKYGIKLLNDESVIFKIPSGKTELEFSNFQIYTFISFFSKVDTTITLKNLKYECDKLELKAWENTCISNAMVLSKNPIINTNNEIICIATK